GACCTCATCTCGCTGGTCCGGGCGGTGGATCCGCCCGCGGCCGCCGAGGACGGACCGCTGCCCGCCCTCGGCGCCGAGCACCACGCCCTGATGGCGCTCTGCCGGGACGAGCCGCTCAGCGTCGCCGAGCTCGGCTCCTACACCGACCTGCCGGTCAGCGTGGTGCGGGTGCTGCTCGGCGACCTGGACGACGCCGGGCTGATCAGCGTCACCCGGCCGGTCCGGCTCGCCCAGCGCCCCGACGAGCAACTTCTGCGAGATGTGATCAATGGTCTCCGTGCACTCTGACACCCCGGCGGACGCCCGCCGTGCCCCTGGCCTGGCGTGGCGCTGAAGATCCTCGTCGCCGGCGGGTTCGGGGTCGGCAAGACCACCCTGGTCGGCGCGGTCAGCGAGATCCGGCCGCTGCGCACCGAGGAGGTGCTCAGTGAACGCGGCCGCCCGGTCGACGACACCGCGGGGGTGGAGGCCAAGCGCACCACCACGGTGGCCATGGACTTCGGCCGGATCGACCTGCGCCCGGGCCTGGCGCTGTACCTGTTCGGCACCCCCGGGCAGGACCGCTTCTGGTTCGTCTGGGACGAGCTGGCGCAGGGGGCGCTGGGCGCGGTGGTGCTCGCCGACACCCGGCGGCTGGCCGACTGCTTCCCCT
The Kitasatospora paranensis genome window above contains:
- a CDS encoding GTP-binding protein; protein product: MALKILVAGGFGVGKTTLVGAVSEIRPLRTEEVLSERGRPVDDTAGVEAKRTTTVAMDFGRIDLRPGLALYLFGTPGQDRFWFVWDELAQGALGAVVLADTRRLADCFPSVDFFERRGIPFLVAVNCFEGTETYAPDDVRAALDLDPGVPVLLCDARRREDGKELLIRLVEHVAGMPGTAAP
- a CDS encoding DUF742 domain-containing protein, with the protein product MTRGRARPVDDGLFDLISLVRAVDPPAAAEDGPLPALGAEHHALMALCRDEPLSVAELGSYTDLPVSVVRVLLGDLDDAGLISVTRPVRLAQRPDEQLLRDVINGLRAL